One window of Saimiri boliviensis isolate mSaiBol1 chromosome 4, mSaiBol1.pri, whole genome shotgun sequence genomic DNA carries:
- the TUBE1 gene encoding tubulin epsilon chain isoform X1 has translation MTQSVVVQVGQCGNQIGCCFWDLALREHAAVNQKGIYDEAISSFFRNVDTRVVGDGGSISKGKICSLKARAVLIDMEEGVVNEILQGPLRDVFDTNQLITDISGSGNNWAVGHKVFGSLYRDQILEKLRKTAEHCDCLQCFFIIHSMGGGTGSGLGTFLLKMLEDEFPEVYRFVTSIYPSDEDDVITSPYNSILAMKELNEHADCVLPIDNQSLFDIISKIDLMVNSGKLGTTVKPKSLVTSSSGALKKCYKKPFDAMNNIVANLLLSLTSSARFEGSLNMDLNEISMNLVPFPQLHYLVSSLTPLYTLADVNVPPRRLDQMFSDAFSKDHQLLRADPKHSLYLACALMVRGNVQISDLRRNIERLKPSLQFVSWNQEGWKTSLCSIPPVGHSHSLLALANNTCVKPTFVELKERFMRLYKKKAHLHHYLQVEGMEESCFTEAVSSLSALIQEYNQLDATKNMPVQDLPRLSIAV, from the exons aagggAATTTATGATGAGGCAATAAGCAGCTTCTTTAGAAATGTGGATACCAG AGTGGTTGGTGATGGTGGAAGTATTTCCAAGggaaaaatatgttctttaaaagCACGA gctGTTTTGATTGATATGGAGGAAGGGGTAGTGAATGAAATTCTGCAGGGACCACTGAGAGATGTATTTGATACAAATCAGCTCATCACTGATATTTCTGGCTCAGGAAATAATTG ggcTGTGGGTCACAAAGTTTTTGGCAGTCTTTACCGAGACCAGATTTTAGAGAAACTAAGAAAGACAGCAGAGCACTGTGATTGCTTGCAGTGTTTCTTTATAATACATTCCATGGGAGGAG GAACAGGATCTGGACTTGGCACCTTTCTTTTAAAGATGCTTGAAGATGAATTCCCAGAAGTATACAGATTTGTAACTTCCATTTATCCTTCTGATGAGGATGATGTCATAACCTCACCTTATAATAGCATCTTGGCAATGAAGGAACTTAATGAGCATGCAGACTGTGTGTTGCCCATTGACAATCAA TCTTTATTTGACATCATTAGCAAAATTGACCTCATGGTGAATTCTGGAAAGTTGGGTACAACTGTGAAGCCAAAGAGTCTGgttacttcaagttctggggctTTAAAAAAGTGTTATAAGAAGCCCTTTGATGCAATGAACAACATTGTGGCAAATCTGCTGCTCAGCCTAACAAG CTCTGCAAGATTTGAAGGGTCCCTTAATATGGACCTTAATGAAATCAGCATGAATTTAGTTCCTTTTCCCCAGCTTCATTATCTGGTGTCAAGCCTAACACCTCTATATACACTGGCAGATGTTAACGTTCCTCCTAGAAG ATTGGATCAGATGTTTTCAGATGCTTTTAGTAAAGATCACCAGCTGCTTCGGGCAGACCCCAAACACAGTCTTTACCTCGCCTGTGCACTCATGGTGAGAGGAAATGTACAAATTTCAGATCTTCGCAGAAATATTGAAAg ATTAAAACCATCTCTACAATTTGTCTCCTGGAATCAAGAAGGCTGGAAGACCAGCCTGTGTTCCATACCTCCTGTGGGCCATTCTCATTCATTATTAGCTTTAGCAAATAACACATGTGTGAAGCCCACCTTCGTGGAACTGAAGGAGAGATTCATGAGGCTCTATAAGAAAAAG gcTCACCTTCATCACTATCTACAAGTTGAAGGGATGGAAGAAAGCTGTTTCACAGAAGCTGTGTCATCTTTATCAGCACTCATACAGGAATATAACCAACTGGATGCCACAAAAAACATGCCTGTGCAAGATTTACCCAGACTAAGCATAGCTGTGTAA
- the TUBE1 gene encoding tubulin epsilon chain isoform X2 yields MRKPVPARKPRELAALQNDPVSGRTGVVGDGGSISKGKICSLKARAVLIDMEEGVVNEILQGPLRDVFDTNQLITDISGSGNNWAVGHKVFGSLYRDQILEKLRKTAEHCDCLQCFFIIHSMGGGTGSGLGTFLLKMLEDEFPEVYRFVTSIYPSDEDDVITSPYNSILAMKELNEHADCVLPIDNQSLFDIISKIDLMVNSGKLGTTVKPKSLVTSSSGALKKCYKKPFDAMNNIVANLLLSLTSSARFEGSLNMDLNEISMNLVPFPQLHYLVSSLTPLYTLADVNVPPRRLDQMFSDAFSKDHQLLRADPKHSLYLACALMVRGNVQISDLRRNIERLKPSLQFVSWNQEGWKTSLCSIPPVGHSHSLLALANNTCVKPTFVELKERFMRLYKKKAHLHHYLQVEGMEESCFTEAVSSLSALIQEYNQLDATKNMPVQDLPRLSIAV; encoded by the exons AGTGGTTGGTGATGGTGGAAGTATTTCCAAGggaaaaatatgttctttaaaagCACGA gctGTTTTGATTGATATGGAGGAAGGGGTAGTGAATGAAATTCTGCAGGGACCACTGAGAGATGTATTTGATACAAATCAGCTCATCACTGATATTTCTGGCTCAGGAAATAATTG ggcTGTGGGTCACAAAGTTTTTGGCAGTCTTTACCGAGACCAGATTTTAGAGAAACTAAGAAAGACAGCAGAGCACTGTGATTGCTTGCAGTGTTTCTTTATAATACATTCCATGGGAGGAG GAACAGGATCTGGACTTGGCACCTTTCTTTTAAAGATGCTTGAAGATGAATTCCCAGAAGTATACAGATTTGTAACTTCCATTTATCCTTCTGATGAGGATGATGTCATAACCTCACCTTATAATAGCATCTTGGCAATGAAGGAACTTAATGAGCATGCAGACTGTGTGTTGCCCATTGACAATCAA TCTTTATTTGACATCATTAGCAAAATTGACCTCATGGTGAATTCTGGAAAGTTGGGTACAACTGTGAAGCCAAAGAGTCTGgttacttcaagttctggggctTTAAAAAAGTGTTATAAGAAGCCCTTTGATGCAATGAACAACATTGTGGCAAATCTGCTGCTCAGCCTAACAAG CTCTGCAAGATTTGAAGGGTCCCTTAATATGGACCTTAATGAAATCAGCATGAATTTAGTTCCTTTTCCCCAGCTTCATTATCTGGTGTCAAGCCTAACACCTCTATATACACTGGCAGATGTTAACGTTCCTCCTAGAAG ATTGGATCAGATGTTTTCAGATGCTTTTAGTAAAGATCACCAGCTGCTTCGGGCAGACCCCAAACACAGTCTTTACCTCGCCTGTGCACTCATGGTGAGAGGAAATGTACAAATTTCAGATCTTCGCAGAAATATTGAAAg ATTAAAACCATCTCTACAATTTGTCTCCTGGAATCAAGAAGGCTGGAAGACCAGCCTGTGTTCCATACCTCCTGTGGGCCATTCTCATTCATTATTAGCTTTAGCAAATAACACATGTGTGAAGCCCACCTTCGTGGAACTGAAGGAGAGATTCATGAGGCTCTATAAGAAAAAG gcTCACCTTCATCACTATCTACAAGTTGAAGGGATGGAAGAAAGCTGTTTCACAGAAGCTGTGTCATCTTTATCAGCACTCATACAGGAATATAACCAACTGGATGCCACAAAAAACATGCCTGTGCAAGATTTACCCAGACTAAGCATAGCTGTGTAA
- the TUBE1 gene encoding tubulin epsilon chain isoform X3 — protein MEEGVVNEILQGPLRDVFDTNQLITDISGSGNNWAVGHKVFGSLYRDQILEKLRKTAEHCDCLQCFFIIHSMGGGTGSGLGTFLLKMLEDEFPEVYRFVTSIYPSDEDDVITSPYNSILAMKELNEHADCVLPIDNQSLFDIISKIDLMVNSGKLGTTVKPKSLVTSSSGALKKCYKKPFDAMNNIVANLLLSLTSSARFEGSLNMDLNEISMNLVPFPQLHYLVSSLTPLYTLADVNVPPRRLDQMFSDAFSKDHQLLRADPKHSLYLACALMVRGNVQISDLRRNIERLKPSLQFVSWNQEGWKTSLCSIPPVGHSHSLLALANNTCVKPTFVELKERFMRLYKKKAHLHHYLQVEGMEESCFTEAVSSLSALIQEYNQLDATKNMPVQDLPRLSIAV, from the exons ATGGAGGAAGGGGTAGTGAATGAAATTCTGCAGGGACCACTGAGAGATGTATTTGATACAAATCAGCTCATCACTGATATTTCTGGCTCAGGAAATAATTG ggcTGTGGGTCACAAAGTTTTTGGCAGTCTTTACCGAGACCAGATTTTAGAGAAACTAAGAAAGACAGCAGAGCACTGTGATTGCTTGCAGTGTTTCTTTATAATACATTCCATGGGAGGAG GAACAGGATCTGGACTTGGCACCTTTCTTTTAAAGATGCTTGAAGATGAATTCCCAGAAGTATACAGATTTGTAACTTCCATTTATCCTTCTGATGAGGATGATGTCATAACCTCACCTTATAATAGCATCTTGGCAATGAAGGAACTTAATGAGCATGCAGACTGTGTGTTGCCCATTGACAATCAA TCTTTATTTGACATCATTAGCAAAATTGACCTCATGGTGAATTCTGGAAAGTTGGGTACAACTGTGAAGCCAAAGAGTCTGgttacttcaagttctggggctTTAAAAAAGTGTTATAAGAAGCCCTTTGATGCAATGAACAACATTGTGGCAAATCTGCTGCTCAGCCTAACAAG CTCTGCAAGATTTGAAGGGTCCCTTAATATGGACCTTAATGAAATCAGCATGAATTTAGTTCCTTTTCCCCAGCTTCATTATCTGGTGTCAAGCCTAACACCTCTATATACACTGGCAGATGTTAACGTTCCTCCTAGAAG ATTGGATCAGATGTTTTCAGATGCTTTTAGTAAAGATCACCAGCTGCTTCGGGCAGACCCCAAACACAGTCTTTACCTCGCCTGTGCACTCATGGTGAGAGGAAATGTACAAATTTCAGATCTTCGCAGAAATATTGAAAg ATTAAAACCATCTCTACAATTTGTCTCCTGGAATCAAGAAGGCTGGAAGACCAGCCTGTGTTCCATACCTCCTGTGGGCCATTCTCATTCATTATTAGCTTTAGCAAATAACACATGTGTGAAGCCCACCTTCGTGGAACTGAAGGAGAGATTCATGAGGCTCTATAAGAAAAAG gcTCACCTTCATCACTATCTACAAGTTGAAGGGATGGAAGAAAGCTGTTTCACAGAAGCTGTGTCATCTTTATCAGCACTCATACAGGAATATAACCAACTGGATGCCACAAAAAACATGCCTGTGCAAGATTTACCCAGACTAAGCATAGCTGTGTAA
- the CCN6 gene encoding cellular communication network factor 6: protein MNKQRLLYPSGWLHGPSDMRGLLFSTLLLAGLAQFCCRAQRTVPFDTTPEGRPREVSDAHQRKQFCHWPCKCPHQKPRCPPGVSLVRDGCGCCKICAKQPGEMCNEADLCDPHKGLYCDYSGDKPRYETGVCAYLVAVGCELNGVHYHNGQVFQPNPLFSCLCVSGAIGCTPLFIPKLADSHCSGAKGGKNSDQSNCGLEPLLQQLSTSYRTMPDYRNLPLIWKKKCLVQATKWTACSRTCGMGISNRVTNENSNCEMRKEKRLCYIQPCDSNILKTIKIPKGKTCQPTFQLSKAEKFVFSGCSSTQSYKPTFCGICLDKRCCIPNKSKMITVQFDCPNEGSFKWKMLWITSCVCQRNCREPGDIFSELKIL, encoded by the exons ATGAACAAACAGCGACTTCTCTACCCGTCAGGGTGGCTCCACGGTCCCAGCGACATGCGGGGGCTCCTCTTCTCCACTCTTCTCCTTGCCGGCCTGGCACAG TTCTGCTGCAGGGCACAGCGCACTGTTCCGTTCGATACTACACCTGAAGGAAGGCCTAGAGAGGTGTCAGATGCACATCAGCGTAAACAGTTTTGCCACTGGCCCTGCAAATGCCCTCATCAGAAGCCCCGTTGCCCTCCTGGAGTGAGCCTGGTGAGAGATGGCTGTGGATGCTGTAAAATCTGTGCCAAGCAACCAGGGGAAATGTGCAATGAAGCTGACCTCTGTGACCCACACAAAGGGCTGTACTGTGACTACTCAGGAGACAAGCCTAGGTATGAGACCGGAGTGTGTGCAT ACCTTGTAGCTGTTGGATGCGAGCTCAACGGGGTACACTATCATAATGGTCAAGTGTTTCAGCCCAACCCCTTGTTTAGCTGCCTCTGTGTGAGTGGGGCCATTGGATGCACGCCTCTGTTTATACCAAAGCTGGCTGACAGTCACTGCTCTGGAGCTAAAGGTGGAAAGAACTCTGATCAGTCAAACTGTGGCCTGGAACCATTACTACAGCAGCTTTCAACAAGCTACAGAACAATGCCAG ATTATAGAAATCTCCcacttatttggaaaaaaaaatgtcttgtgCAAGCAACAAAGTGGACGGCCTGCTCCAGAACATGTGGGATGGGAATATCTAATAGGGTAACCAATGAAAACAGCAACTgtgaaatgagaaaagagaaaagactgtGTTACATTCAGCCTTGTGACAGCAATATATTAAAGACAATAAAG ATCCCCAAAGGAAAAACATGCCAACCTACTTTCCAACTCTCCAAAGCTGaaaaatttgtcttttctggaTGCTCAAGTACTCAGAGTTACAAACCCACTTTTTGTGGAATATGCTTGGATAAGAGATGCTGTATCCCTAATAAGTCTAAAATGATTACTGTTCAATTTGATTGCCCAAATGAGGGGTCATTTAAATGGAAGATGCTGTGGATTACATCTTGTGTATGTCAGAGAAACTGCAGAGAACCTGGAGATATATTTTCTGAGCTCAAGATTCTGTAA